A window from Zingiber officinale cultivar Zhangliang chromosome 7A, Zo_v1.1, whole genome shotgun sequence encodes these proteins:
- the LOC122002938 gene encoding nuclear transcription factor Y subunit B-3-like yields MKRSLPANAKISKEAKETVQECVSEFISFVTGEASDKCQREKRKTINGDDLLWAMSTLGFDSYVVPLKAYLNRYREAEGDRTLALAAHHRPSADQSMDQEAAYSTNNNNNSNSKYSAAGLGLTGESHPSAGMDGEWARRRN; encoded by the coding sequence ATGAAGCGGTCGCTGCCGGCGAACGCGAAGATCTCGAAGGAGGCGAAGGAGACGGTGCAGGAGTGCGTTTCGGAGTTCATCAGCTTCGTCACCGGGGAGGCCTCCGACAAGTGCCAGCGCGAGAAGCGCAAGACCATCAACGGCGACGACCTCCTCTGGGCCATGTCCACCCTCGGCTTCGACAGCTACGTCGTCCCCCTCAAGGCCTACCTCAATCGCTACCGCGAGGCCGAGGGCGACCGCACCCTCGCTCTCGCCGCCCACCACCGCCCTTCCGCCGACCAATCGATGGACCAGGAGGCTGCCTATAGtactaacaataacaacaacagcaacagtAAGTACAGCGCCGCTGGGCTAGGGCTTACCGGAGAATCGCACCCGTCGGCGGGGATGGACGGCGAATGGGCTCGTCGGAGAAATTGA